CCCCATGCCGATAATCAGGCTCGCCACGGCGGTAATAAAGAGCAGCAGGAATATGTTTCCCATGGCCATATACTCCACCACCTGGACGATCATGCTGCCGATTCCCATATTCACGATACCCACAACGATTCCCGCCGTGGCGGTTGCAAGGGCCACGGTCAGCATGTTACGGGAACCTTCGATCATTCCCTTTCCCACAAGAAGGACCACTGCCCAGGATGCCTTTAAGGGGGATTCTTTTTTCCTGACCGCCAGGAATATCTCCCGTGCAAGATGCACGACAAAGAGGGTCACAATTGCGGTAAAAGCCGAGAGCTTCGGACTGTGGCGCATTATCATCAGTTCGTACAGAAGAACAAAGAGGGGAATCAAATTATGGAAGCCCCCTTTCAGGACGGTCCAGAAGGGAGGACACTCCTCCTTCGGCAGCCCCTCCATACCCCGCTTTGAAGCCTCAAGATGGGTAATATAAAAGAGGGCGAAGTAGGAGACAAAAGCGGGGATTGCCGCAGCCCTGACGACCTCCATATACGGCAGACTCAGGTATTCGGCAATAATAAAGGCGGCGGCTCCCATTATCGGAGGCATGAGCTGCCCGTTGGTACTGGCGGCCACTTCAGTGGCGGCGGCAATACGTCCGGGATACCCGACCTTCTTCATCAGCGGAATTGTAAAGGTCCCGGTGGTAACAACATTGGCGATACTGGACCCGGAAACAAGCCCGGTAAGTCCTGAGGAGACCACTGAAGCCTTGGCGGGTCCGCCCTTGTAACGCCCGAGAAGGGAGATTGCCAGATCGTTAAAATAGAAGCCCGCGCCGGTCCGGTTCAGAAGCGCCCCCAGAAGCACGAAGAGAAAGACCGTGTTCGCCGAAACATCCAGGGGAATTCCGAAAATTCCCTCCGTGGAGAGGGCAATCTGGCTCAGGTACTTGCTGACGCTGACCCCCCGGTAGGCGATAAAGTGAGGCAGATAGGGCCCCAGAAAAGCGTAGGCGGTAAAAAGCACGGCGATGGTCCCCAGGGGCATCCCGATAACCCTCCGGGAAGCCTCCAGCACCAGAAGGATCATCACAAAACCGAATACCAGGTCCCGCCCGATGGGGCGTCCCGCCCGGGAGGCGATTCCTTCGTAATCAAACACCACATAGAGCACCGCCGTAACCGCCGCGGCGGCCAGAAAGAAGTCGATTATGGGTATCCGGTCCACGGCATGGAGAAACTTGATTCGCCTTTTATGTTTGGAAATCGGGTAACCGAGATAGACCAGGGCCACCGCGAAGGCAAGGTGGATTGCCCGGACAGTAACGCTGTCCAGAACCACAAGCCTGGGCAGAGCAAGCTGGAAGAGGGCCCATAATACCGCGATGGTACCGAAGAGGATCCTGTCTATGGGCCGCTTATCACGGATAAGACCCAGTTCCTCTTTTAATAATTCTTCCGCGGTTTCGTTTTCCCACTCCTTGGACATGCACTGCTCCTGTAAAAATATAAATTCTGCGGTGCAGGGCATGCACCGCAGTCACGTTCGTTTATTTCTGTATAAGCGCCGGGTTGATGTATTCGGTCAATCCCGCTTCTTCATAGTACCTGAGGGCACCTTTGTGAATCGGGGCGGAGAGACCTTTGAGCATACTCTCCCTGGTCAGGTTCTGGTATGCCGGATGCAGTTTTTTAAAATCGTCGAAGTTTTCGAAAACCTCTTTGGTAATGGCATACACTACATCCTCCGGAACCTTGGTCGAGGTAACAAGGGTAGCCGTTACTCCCACGGTAACAGGATCGGAGGTGTTGGCCGCCATGGGATACTCCTTGCCGGGAAGAACAGCCTTGGCATAATAGGAGTACTTGTCCGTCAGGGCCTTGAGAACGTCTCCGTCGATATTGACAATGCGGACCTTCACCCGGCCGGCGGTTGCTTCCTTGACGTTCCCGTTGGGGTGTCCGACGGTATAGAAAAAGGCGTCGATACGACCGTCATTCAAAAGCCCCGGGGCTTCCACGGCGTTTACGTTTTCCGCCTGCACATCAGCCTCGGAGAGTCCCGCCGCGGCGAGAACATCCAGGGCGTTCTGAAGGTTTCCGGAACCGGGATTACCCAGGTTGACGCGTTTTCCCTTAAGGTCCGCCACCGATTCAATCCCGCTCTCAACGCTGGCCACCAGGGTAACCGCCTCGGGATGAATGGAGAATACCGAGCGCAGCTCCTTCTGGGGACCGCTCTCTTCCCATTCAGCAAGACCGGTGTAGGCCTGGAACTGACGGTCGGACTGGGAAATCCCGAAATCCAGGTCGCCGCTTAGAACTGCGTTCACGTTATATACCGAACCGCCGGTGGACTCCACCGTCGCTTTGATGCCGTATTCATCGTACTTCGCATTTACCATACGGCTTATGGCACCGCCGGTGGGATAATAGACCCCTGTTACTCCGCCGGTACCGATGGTGACAAACTTGCTCTGCCCCTGTCCGCCTGCAAAGACCTGAGGCGCAGCCTGCAGAAGCACAAGCAGGGAGAAAACGAGGATTTTTTTCATATGATTCTCCTATAGAATAATAATTGTGGATATACAATACTGGATTTTTGAGGATATTACAAGTTTCAACTTGATTCTTTTCATTTTCTCATAAATTGCCGGTGTTTATTCAGAATCTGATAATACCCTGCTTTACTTGACCTAAACAGCTGCAGATGGGTAGGGTTTCTTCATGACAGATCAATTTGCCTCCGCCGTATTCTATCTGCTTGCGGCTGTGCTTGTATTCAACATGACCCAGAGAAAGTATCAGGACCTGGGGGAACAGAAACGTTTCGCCAGTCTTTTTATCGCAGTGGGAATTCTGCTTTTTATGGTGGGACTGCAGATTATCCGGCATTTCGCTCTCCCCCCCGTCAGCTATCTGCCCCTTGGACTGGCCGTGGCTGCCTACCTGGGGATGCTTCGGGAAAAGATCTTCATCTTTTCGCCCCGCTGCCGGGAATGCGGAAAACGCTTTTCTCTGAAGGAGATCCTCTATATCGATTCCCCGGATTGCAGCTGCGGTCCCCGCAGCGTGGATGATATAGACTGGGACACCTGGGAGCCCACCGAACATGCGGTACTCTGCTTTATCGTCTCCGAAGGCCGGGTGCTGATGATTCATAAAAAAACGGGTCTCGGAAAGGGAAAGATCAACCTCCCCGGGGGACGTATCGAAGCGGGGGAGACCCCCAGAGAAGCGGCGATACGGGAGACCCGGGAAGAGACAGGTCTTACCCCTCTGGACCCGGAAGAGCGGGTTGAGCTCTCCTTTGTTTTTACCAACGGGTACTCCCTTCACGGCAGGGCATTTTTTGCCGCATCCTTCGAGGGCGAGATGACGGAAACCGATGAGGCCGATCCGTTCTGGTGCGATCTGGATAAAATCCCCTGGGACCGCATGTGGGAGGATGATCCTCTCTGGATTCCCAGGGCATTGAAAGGAGAAAAGCTCAAAGGGGTATTCGTATTCGATGAAGATACGATGCTGAGCCACAGAATTACCAGCCTGGATGGAAAGTGATTATTATTTGATCCTGATACAAAAATTCCCTATGCTATACTTGAGGGGTAAACAGAGGTAGCTGATGTTAGTTGAAGCCGAAATATGGACAATTGCCAGAACAGACCAGGGCAACGCCGTTCTGGTCCGTCCCATCGGCAGCGAATCCGCTGTTCCGATCTTTATCGGTCAGCTGGAGGCGCAGTCCATCCTTATCGGGCTTGGAAACGTCCCCATGCCCCGTCCCCTTACCCACGATCTGTTCATTACCCTTTTTTCCATGCTCGGCGCCGAGCTGCAGCGTATCGAGATAACCGCCCTCAAGGAGGGAACCTTTTACGCCCAGATAATCCTGAGTAAAACGAACGGCGAGGAACTGATTATCGACGCCCGGCCCTCCGACTCCATCGGAATAGCCGTACGGGCCAAATGTCCAGTCTATATTGACGAATCCGTGGTTGATGAAGCCGGGATTTCCGTATCCGCCGTAAGCACTGGCAGCGAAGAGGTGGCATCCAACCCCTACGAACAGGAGAAGCGGCGTCTGGAAGAGGAGCTGAACCGGGCCGTGGAGGTCGAAAACTACGAGGAAGCCGCGAAGATCCGGGACAAGCTGCAAAGACTGTCGGAAACCTTCCCCCAGGGGGATGAAGAAGCAGAGTAGCTCTCCTACAGGCAGAGCGAAAGGAGGCGATCATGAGAATTTCACAACTGGACTGGGAAGCGAAGATGTTTCTCGCCGGCTGCATCAAGAGCGCCATCATGGCGGACGGCCGCTTTGGCGATGATGAACTTGCGGAACTAGAAGAGCTCGAATCTGATCTCCCCTTCCGGGACTTTCCTGCTGCCCTGGAGGAGTTTGAAGCGGTTGTAAAAGACAGCGAATCCTTCTGGGAGATGGCGGAGGAGATCCAGAAGAAGGACATTCAGGAGCTGATTCTGTCCATCCTGCGGGAGATCAGTCTGCGGGAGGGTTTTCCTGACGAACATGAACTCGAACTTATCAGCGACCTGGAAAGGGTCTGGAATTTCCAGTAGTCAGGCGCTTATGGCATACCCGCTGCCTATGGTATCCAGCGCTCCGTGGAGGAGGACCCGGGCAATATGCCCTTCGCTGTTGATTATCCGCTCCCGAAAGGCTGCCAGGTGCAGGTACCGGGAAAGCACCGCAAGCATATGAAGATACACTCCCTGCATGGAAGGCGGATTGGCCGCCACAAACAGAAGACGCACAGGCTCACCGTCGTAGGAACCGTATTCAATACCATGCATGGATATTCCGAGGCACAGAAAAATATCCGTCAGACTCTGCAGTTTTCCGTGGGCCATGGCGACGCCATGCCCGATACCCGTATTTCCCTCGAGTTCCCTGCGAAGGACTGCCTCCTTGAGACCATGTATCCGGTCCAGGGTCCGCAGCATGCTGATCCCTGCAAAGAGTTCGTCAAAGGCTTCCTGCTTGGTTTCGGCCCGAAGGGGAACAAGTACCGACGAAGGGGGGAGGAGGTGATGGTAGTCCATGGCTGAATCCTCCATACCTCTAGTATCGTCCGTTTTGTACCAGCTTCTTACGCTTAAATATAGAAACAACTACACGTAAACAGGATCAGGAAGATGAGCAGCGAAGATCGGAGCTTAGAACAGATAAAGGCCGGGTACGAAAAAAAGATTTCCGATCTTAAAAAGCTTATACGCATAAGCCGGGATTTTAACGCAACCCTGGAGTTTCCAATCCTGATCGAGTCGATTCTCTTCGTCTTTATGGGACATCTGCGGCTTCTTCAGGTGGGCCTTTTTATTCGGGACCAGTTTGACCAGGGAGATCTGAGTCTCTACCGGAATTACCGGGGCTTTCAGATTGACCACCGCGTTGACTATACCCTGAAGGGAAAATCTCCCTTTATGCAACTGGTGCAGGAGCAGGCCTGTCCCTGTACCCTTGAAGAACTCAGCACCCTTCTGCCCGCCGGAGAGGATAGCCTCACCGTTCTCGAAAAGCTGACCCCCGGACTGATTGTACCCCTGACAGCCAAAAATACGGTAATGGGTATCCTGGTCCTGGGACAGGGGACATCCCCGGGGTTAATCTCCCCGGAAATTCTGGAACAGATACGGATTATCGGCCCCTTTGCGGCCATGGCAATCTACAACGCCCTGCTCTACGAAATGGCCATTACCGACATGATGACCAAACTAAGGCTGCGCCACTATTTTCTCTCCTCCATGAACGAGGCCTTTGAAAAGGCCTGCAGGAACAAGAGCAGTCTGTCGCTTCTGTTTCTGGACATAGATCATTTCAAGGCCTTCAATGACTCCCATGGTCACAGCTGCGGGGATTTTGTGCTGATCAAGGTGGCTGACCTGATCCGGGGCAGTATACGACGGGGGGATATTGCCGCCCGCTACGGAGGAGAGGAATTTACCGTTCTTCTGCCGGATACGGACAGTAAAATGGCCCTTCTTGTTGCCGAGAGAATCCGCAGAAAAATCAGCCAGGAAGACTTCGCATATGAAGGGGAAACCGTCAAAACCACGATTTCCATCGGTGTTGCGGAGCTTGAGACTGAACGGGATTTTACCAGCGAATCCCTTATCAAACGCGCCGATACAGCCCTCTACCAGGCCAAGGAACAGGGTCGGAACCAGGTTGTACTGGCACAGTAATTCAACACTTCAGGAGAAACCATGGCCAGACTGACCGTACAGCCGGAAAACAGGAGCTATCCCCTGTCTGCGACAGTGTCCCTGCTGAATACCCTTCTCAGGAACAGCCATCCGATTCAGCACAAATGCGGAGGCAAAACCCAGTGCGGAACCTGCAGGATTCGCATACTGGAAGGTTCCCGCTTCCTGAATCCCGTGGGAGAAAACGAGCTCAACAGGCTGGGGCAGGAAAACCTGGCCGCCGGCCTGCGTCTCGCCTGTCAAACCTTTGCCTACGGGGATGTCAGCATCGAGATCCCGAAGGATTAGAGCCGGGCCAGGAGTTCCTTCAGGAAGGACCAGAAGGCTTCCGTTGAGGGAATACTGACCCTCTCGTCCGGGCTGTGGGCCCCTTCAAGGTCCGGTCCGAAGGATACCATGTCCATGCCGGGTACCTTGTCGGCGATCACTCCGCACTCGAGCCCCGCGTGTACCGCGGTCAGGTGGGGTTCCTTTTTCCGGACCTCCCGGTATACCTCGGCGGCAAAGCGCAGCAGAGGAGAGTCCGGATTCGGTTCCCAGGAGGGATACTCGCTCTCGTACTCCACGGTGCAGCCCATGAGTTCCAGCTGTGCCTTTACCCTGCGGCTGATAATATCCCGCTTGTAGCCGGCGGCTGAACGCTGACTTGTCAGCACGTAAAGCTTCTTATCATCCATGGTGACAGCCGCAAGATTGGTGGAGGTCTCCACCATTCCCGGCACAACCGTACTCATCTCCTGGGACCCGTGGGGCATGGCAAGGAGCCCCCGGATTATCCGGATTCCGTCCTTCAGGACCCGGGAAGGCTTCTCCTTCAGCTCTTCCACAACAACCCGTACGGGCTTGTCCTCGGTGTAGAGTCCGCGGGCATCCACTTCCACCTTCGCCGCAGCCTCTTTCAGCCGCGGAATATCCCCGGGGGCCAGGGCAAGAATAAACTCCGCCTCCCGGGGAATCGCGTTGTGCTTTCCGCCGCCCCTGAGCGAGACAATCTCCATGGATTCTGCCTCGGCAGAACAGATGGCCAGCGCCCCGAGCTGAAGGGCGTTTCCCAGGCGCCGATGAATCTCTCCCCCGGAGTGTCCCCCGGAGAGCCCTTCCACCCGAAGTCGCAGCATCCGGCTGCCGGATCGGGGAGATGCAAAGGAGGGCACCAGGCTTCCCGAGGTGTTCCTGCCCCCGGCGCAGCCGAAGTAGAAGACCCCCTCCTCCTCGGAGTCCAGATTGATAAGGCGACGGCCCTCGATCAGGTCGGGGGTAATCGCCATGGCCCCGTTCAGGCCGGTCTCCTCGTCGACGGTAAAAAGTGCTTCCAGGGAAGGATGCTTCAGATCCGGATTGTCCAGCACCGCCAGAGCAGCTGCCACGCCGATGCCGTTGTCCGCCCCCAGGGTCGTGCCGTCCGCCCGGAGCCAGTCTCCGTCTATTACGGGCCGGATGGGGTCTTGTTCAAAATCGTGGACGGTCCCGTCGTTTTTTTCGCACACCATGTCTATATGTCCCTGAAGCACCACCGGGGGATGATCCTCGTAGCCCGGAGAGGCGGGCTTTTTTATAATGACATTCCCCGCCGCATCGATACGGACAGGGAGTTTCCGCTCCTGTGCAAAGGAGCGGATATATTGCGCCAGGGCCGCCTCGTTTCCGGAGCCATGGGGAATCGCGAGCATCTCTTCAAAGAATTTCCACAGCGGAGCAGTACAGCCTGCTCCTTCGTTCAGTACAGCCATTCATCTTCCTCCAGTCAAATCCGTATCCTACCATGCATGCCTCATTGTGCCCATACGGAAGTTTTGTGCTTGACGTATTCCCCGCTTAGCCGTAAGGTTTTCTACACTATGCAGCGCACTATCTTAAGCATTACCACCGATCCCATCGACACGGAAGAGCTGATCTCCGTTCTTGACAGTGTCGGTCTGGGCAGTTTCCGTATCATCAGCGCCGCTTCCATGGAAGAGGCGGAGCCTCACTTTTATGTACAGGAAATCTATCTGGTAATTGCGGACGAGCGCGTTCCCCAGGCGCTCGAAGTCCTGCAGGAGATGAAGCAGGACGAAATGTTCGCCCATGTCCCGATTCTGCTGCTCATCGAAAAGAGGACCAAGGAGCGCATACAGGCGGCCTTCCGGATGGGCTTTGATACCTGCGTGGCCCTGCAGGAGGTCTCCGCCCTGCTTGCACACCAGGCCATACCGCTTATCCGCAACCACCTGAACAACGACGATACCATGGAGAAGATTTCCGTCCTTCAGGAAAAGGCCATTCAGGATTTCATACTCCTCGATCTCATCAAGGATTACATTCCCCGGACAATCTGGAATGTCGCCAAAGAGTACGCTCACGAACAGCGGATTGAAATCCCCGAGGAAGAGCGGATCCTTACCATCGTATTCGGGGACATCAAGGATTTTACCCCCCGAACTCAGAGAATGGAACCGAAAAATGTTATCCGTTACCTGAACAGCGCCTTCGACGTTGTCGCCCGCCTGGTATACGCCCATGACGGAGACATCGACAAATACATCGGGGACGCCTTTCTCGCGGTCTTCAACGATCCGGAAAAGGCCGTTGCCTCCATGCTCAGAATCCAGAAGGAGTTCGAGAAACTCAACAGTGAGCGCTCTTCCCGGGGCGAAGACACCATCGTATTCCGGGTGGGTATCCACACCGGACCGGTGATCCGGGGCAACGTGGGGGGAAACCAGCGCTTCGACAATACCCTTATCGGAGACACCGTCAACACCGCCGCGCGCCTCGAGGCTATAGCCCCTCCCGGAGGAATCCTGATTTCCGAGGC
This genomic window from Marispirochaeta aestuarii contains:
- a CDS encoding 2Fe-2S iron-sulfur cluster-binding protein, with the protein product MARLTVQPENRSYPLSATVSLLNTLLRNSHPIQHKCGGKTQCGTCRIRILEGSRFLNPVGENELNRLGQENLAAGLRLACQTFAYGDVSIEIPKD
- a CDS encoding adenylate/guanylate cyclase domain-containing protein — protein: MQRTILSITTDPIDTEELISVLDSVGLGSFRIISAASMEEAEPHFYVQEIYLVIADERVPQALEVLQEMKQDEMFAHVPILLLIEKRTKERIQAAFRMGFDTCVALQEVSALLAHQAIPLIRNHLNNDDTMEKISVLQEKAIQDFILLDLIKDYIPRTIWNVAKEYAHEQRIEIPEEERILTIVFGDIKDFTPRTQRMEPKNVIRYLNSAFDVVARLVYAHDGDIDKYIGDAFLAVFNDPEKAVASMLRIQKEFEKLNSERSSRGEDTIVFRVGIHTGPVIRGNVGGNQRFDNTLIGDTVNTAARLEAIAPPGGILISEATRRELGLELPEACGRTENLKGRVGDEKVWEIYKHLKDSSLANEPAAL
- a CDS encoding PTS sugar transporter subunit IIA; translation: MDYHHLLPPSSVLVPLRAETKQEAFDELFAGISMLRTLDRIHGLKEAVLRRELEGNTGIGHGVAMAHGKLQSLTDIFLCLGISMHGIEYGSYDGEPVRLLFVAANPPSMQGVYLHMLAVLSRYLHLAAFRERIINSEGHIARVLLHGALDTIGSGYAISA
- a CDS encoding aminoacyl-histidine dipeptidase — its product is MAVLNEGAGCTAPLWKFFEEMLAIPHGSGNEAALAQYIRSFAQERKLPVRIDAAGNVIIKKPASPGYEDHPPVVLQGHIDMVCEKNDGTVHDFEQDPIRPVIDGDWLRADGTTLGADNGIGVAAALAVLDNPDLKHPSLEALFTVDEETGLNGAMAITPDLIEGRRLINLDSEEEGVFYFGCAGGRNTSGSLVPSFASPRSGSRMLRLRVEGLSGGHSGGEIHRRLGNALQLGALAICSAEAESMEIVSLRGGGKHNAIPREAEFILALAPGDIPRLKEAAAKVEVDARGLYTEDKPVRVVVEELKEKPSRVLKDGIRIIRGLLAMPHGSQEMSTVVPGMVETSTNLAAVTMDDKKLYVLTSQRSAAGYKRDIISRRVKAQLELMGCTVEYESEYPSWEPNPDSPLLRFAAEVYREVRKKEPHLTAVHAGLECGVIADKVPGMDMVSFGPDLEGAHSPDERVSIPSTEAFWSFLKELLARL
- a CDS encoding TAXI family TRAP transporter solute-binding subunit, with translation MKKILVFSLLVLLQAAPQVFAGGQGQSKFVTIGTGGVTGVYYPTGGAISRMVNAKYDEYGIKATVESTGGSVYNVNAVLSGDLDFGISQSDRQFQAYTGLAEWEESGPQKELRSVFSIHPEAVTLVASVESGIESVADLKGKRVNLGNPGSGNLQNALDVLAAAGLSEADVQAENVNAVEAPGLLNDGRIDAFFYTVGHPNGNVKEATAGRVKVRIVNIDGDVLKALTDKYSYYAKAVLPGKEYPMAANTSDPVTVGVTATLVTSTKVPEDVVYAITKEVFENFDDFKKLHPAYQNLTRESMLKGLSAPIHKGALRYYEEAGLTEYINPALIQK
- a CDS encoding bifunctional nuclease family protein, producing the protein MLVEAEIWTIARTDQGNAVLVRPIGSESAVPIFIGQLEAQSILIGLGNVPMPRPLTHDLFITLFSMLGAELQRIEITALKEGTFYAQIILSKTNGEELIIDARPSDSIGIAVRAKCPVYIDESVVDEAGISVSAVSTGSEEVASNPYEQEKRRLEEELNRAVEVENYEEAAKIRDKLQRLSETFPQGDEEAE
- a CDS encoding sensor domain-containing diguanylate cyclase, which codes for MSSEDRSLEQIKAGYEKKISDLKKLIRISRDFNATLEFPILIESILFVFMGHLRLLQVGLFIRDQFDQGDLSLYRNYRGFQIDHRVDYTLKGKSPFMQLVQEQACPCTLEELSTLLPAGEDSLTVLEKLTPGLIVPLTAKNTVMGILVLGQGTSPGLISPEILEQIRIIGPFAAMAIYNALLYEMAITDMMTKLRLRHYFLSSMNEAFEKACRNKSSLSLLFLDIDHFKAFNDSHGHSCGDFVLIKVADLIRGSIRRGDIAARYGGEEFTVLLPDTDSKMALLVAERIRRKISQEDFAYEGETVKTTISIGVAELETERDFTSESLIKRADTALYQAKEQGRNQVVLAQ
- a CDS encoding 8-oxo-dGTP diphosphatase yields the protein MTDQFASAVFYLLAAVLVFNMTQRKYQDLGEQKRFASLFIAVGILLFMVGLQIIRHFALPPVSYLPLGLAVAAYLGMLREKIFIFSPRCRECGKRFSLKEILYIDSPDCSCGPRSVDDIDWDTWEPTEHAVLCFIVSEGRVLMIHKKTGLGKGKINLPGGRIEAGETPREAAIRETREETGLTPLDPEERVELSFVFTNGYSLHGRAFFAASFEGEMTETDEADPFWCDLDKIPWDRMWEDDPLWIPRALKGEKLKGVFVFDEDTMLSHRITSLDGK
- a CDS encoding TRAP transporter permease produces the protein MSKEWENETAEELLKEELGLIRDKRPIDRILFGTIAVLWALFQLALPRLVVLDSVTVRAIHLAFAVALVYLGYPISKHKRRIKFLHAVDRIPIIDFFLAAAAVTAVLYVVFDYEGIASRAGRPIGRDLVFGFVMILLVLEASRRVIGMPLGTIAVLFTAYAFLGPYLPHFIAYRGVSVSKYLSQIALSTEGIFGIPLDVSANTVFLFVLLGALLNRTGAGFYFNDLAISLLGRYKGGPAKASVVSSGLTGLVSGSSIANVVTTGTFTIPLMKKVGYPGRIAAATEVAASTNGQLMPPIMGAAAFIIAEYLSLPYMEVVRAAAIPAFVSYFALFYITHLEASKRGMEGLPKEECPPFWTVLKGGFHNLIPLFVLLYELMIMRHSPKLSAFTAIVTLFVVHLAREIFLAVRKKESPLKASWAVVLLVGKGMIEGSRNMLTVALATATAGIVVGIVNMGIGSMIVQVVEYMAMGNIFLLLFITAVASLIIGMGLPTTATYIVMASITVPIILQLGGGMGIIIPAIAAHLFCFYFGILADDTPPVGLAAYTAAAIAGSDAIKTGIQGFIYDLRTAVIPFMFIFNPDLVLQGVRGWPVSMLIFVMAIFGAFAFTNAVQGWFLRQNRWYEIPVLLLASFILFNPGFFAGLFGIAHELRFMLYPAGLAVYAGVYLMQKVSLKAAV
- a CDS encoding TerB family tellurite resistance protein, with the translated sequence MRISQLDWEAKMFLAGCIKSAIMADGRFGDDELAELEELESDLPFRDFPAALEEFEAVVKDSESFWEMAEEIQKKDIQELILSILREISLREGFPDEHELELISDLERVWNFQ